From one Aspergillus fumigatus Af293 chromosome 8, whole genome shotgun sequence genomic stretch:
- a CDS encoding pirin family protein — protein sequence MAVPRAIRQVFLAIEKAEGAGARVRRSIGTPKLRNFSPFLMLDHFTIGRGAGFPDHPHRGQETITYLLSGGVDHEDFAGNKGTIGPGDLQFMTAGRGIMHAEMPRENPDGSPNVGLQLWVDLPKELKMCEPRYRDLRASEIPVVEVDDGRVTVKVISGQSHGVDSVRDLAYTPVWLLDMTIRPGGRISQPLPEGWNAFAYTLAGTTIFGSNDATRVVKEFHNVVFDQAGGYVEASVPDNAESESRFILVAGQPLDQKVVQYGPFVLTSQEEVYQAMLDYQTASNGFERVRGWESEIGKRMTY from the coding sequence ATGGCCGTCCCCCGCGCAATCCGTCAGGTCTTCCTGGCCATCGAAAAAGCCGAAGGCGCCGGCGCGCGCGTCCGCCGGTCCATCGGCACCCCCAAACTGCGCAACTTCAGCCCCTTCCTCATGCTGGATCACTTCACCATCGGCCGCGGCGCAGGTTTCCCTGACCACCCCCACCGCGGCCAGGAAACAATCACCTACCTGCTCTCAGGTGGCGTCGACCACGAAGATTTTGCCGGGAACAAAGGCACCATTGGCCCAGGCGACCTGCAATTCATGACCGCCGGCCGCGGCATCATGCACGCCGAGATGCCCCGCGAGAACCCCGACGGCAGCCCCAACGTCGGCTTGCAGCTGTGGGTTGACCTGcccaaggagctgaagaTGTGCGAGCCGCGGTACCGCGACCTCCGCGCGAGCGAGATCCCTGTCGTGGAGGTCGACGACGGCCGCGTCACGGTCAAGGTCATCTCGGGCCAGTCGCATGGAGTCGACTCTGTGCGCGACCTGGCGTACACTCCTGTCTGGTTGTTGGACATGACAATCCGGCCGGGCGGTCGCATCTCCCAGCCGCTGCCGGAGGGCTGGAATGCCTTTGCGTATACGCTCGCCGGGACGACCATCTTCGGCTCGAATGACGCCACGCGGGTCGTCAAGGAATTCCATAATGTCGTCTTTGACCAGGCGGGTGGTTATGTCGAGGCGTCGGTCCCGGATAACGCCGAGTCAGAGTCCCGCTTCATCCTCGTGGCCGGCCAGCCTCTGGATCAGAAAGTCGTGCAGTACGGGCCTTTTGTTCTCACCAGCCAGGAGGAGGTCTACCAGGCCATGCTCGACTACCAGACCGCATCGAATGGATTCGAACGAGTCCGTGGGTGGGAGAGCGAGATCGGCAAAAGAATGACCTACTAA